In the genome of Sphingobacteriaceae bacterium, one region contains:
- the hslV gene encoding ATP-dependent protease subunit HslV, producing MALPASGSLHGTTIVGVHRDGRVALAGDGQVTLGDRTVMKHKARKVRRIYQGQVLAGFAGGGADGLTLLERFEARLEQHAGQLSRAAVELAREWRSDRVLRRLEALLLVADRHQLLVITGNGEVLEPDDGIAAIGSGGAFAMAAARALVRHTDLDAVAVAREALRIAAELCVYTNQEIVLEELA from the coding sequence ATGGCCTTACCAGCCTCGGGATCCTTGCACGGCACCACCATCGTGGGCGTCCACCGGGACGGCCGGGTGGCCCTGGCCGGCGACGGGCAGGTGACTTTGGGCGACCGGACTGTCATGAAACATAAAGCCCGCAAGGTCCGGCGTATTTATCAGGGGCAAGTGCTGGCCGGCTTCGCCGGCGGGGGCGCCGACGGCCTCACCCTGCTGGAACGCTTTGAAGCCCGCCTGGAGCAGCACGCCGGGCAGCTATCCCGGGCCGCCGTGGAACTGGCCAGGGAGTGGCGCTCCGACCGGGTGCTGCGGCGGCTGGAAGCCTTGCTGCTGGTGGCCGACCGCCACCAGCTGCTGGTCATCACCGGCAACGGCGAGGTGCTGGAGCCCGACGACGGCATCGCCGCCATCGGCTCCGGCGGGGCCTTCGCCATGGCCGCCGCCCGGGCCCTGGTGCGCCACACCGACTTGGACGCCGTGGCGGTGGCCAGGGAGGCTTTGCGCATTGCCGCCGAACTGTGTGTATATACGAATCAGGAAATCGTCCTGGAGGAATTGGCTTGA
- the xerC gene encoding tyrosine recombinase XerC gives MSREKAPGLYSQFMDYMAVERGASPLTLDAYGADLQDFFACLDLPPEPPAAALREITHHHIRRYLAQLHSRGYQRRTTARKLSALRSFFRFLVKRGHLQYNPMVHVSTPKQPSKLPGALEPAAVELLLAQPDATDPIGLRDRAILETFYSSGLRLSELVGLDVGHIMAPQSGEDTGLLRVLGKGSKERIVPIGRKALRALTEYQRAARPHLLRLGKNLPARVTADAQQALFLSRRGRRMTQRAVAYRIAQYAAAAHVGPGTSPHTLRHTFATHLLQGGANLRAVQEMLGHASLSSTQVYTHISMEHLQAVYKSAHPRS, from the coding sequence ATGTCCCGTGAGAAGGCCCCGGGCCTGTACAGCCAGTTCATGGACTACATGGCGGTGGAGCGGGGGGCTTCCCCCTTGACCTTGGATGCCTACGGCGCCGACCTCCAGGACTTCTTCGCCTGCCTGGACCTGCCGCCGGAGCCGCCGGCCGCCGCCCTCCGGGAAATCACCCATCACCATATCCGCCGCTATTTGGCTCAACTCCACTCCCGGGGATACCAACGGCGCACCACCGCCCGGAAATTGTCGGCCCTCCGGTCCTTTTTCCGCTTCCTGGTCAAGCGGGGCCACCTGCAGTACAACCCCATGGTCCACGTGAGCACGCCCAAGCAGCCCAGCAAATTGCCCGGCGCCTTGGAGCCGGCGGCGGTGGAACTCCTCCTGGCCCAGCCCGATGCCACCGATCCCATCGGCCTGCGGGACCGGGCCATCCTGGAGACTTTCTACAGCAGCGGCCTGCGGCTGTCGGAATTGGTGGGGCTGGACGTGGGCCACATCATGGCTCCCCAGTCGGGGGAGGACACGGGCCTGCTGCGGGTGCTGGGCAAGGGCAGCAAGGAGCGCATCGTGCCCATCGGCCGCAAGGCCCTGCGGGCTTTGACGGAATACCAGCGGGCGGCCCGCCCCCATCTTCTGCGCCTGGGTAAGAACCTGCCGGCCCGGGTGACCGCCGATGCCCAGCAGGCCCTCTTTCTCAGCCGCCGCGGGCGGCGCATGACCCAGCGGGCGGTGGCCTACCGCATCGCCCAATACGCCGCCGCCGCCCATGTGGGCCCCGGCACCTCGCCCCACACCCTGCGCCACACCTTCGCCACCCACCTGCTGCAGGGCGGGGCCAACCTGCGGGCGGTCCAGGAAATGCTGGGCCATGCTTCTTTATCATCCACGCAGGTTTATACTCATATATCGATGGAACATCTCCAGGCAGTCTACAAATCCGCTCATCCCCGTTCTTAG